Proteins encoded by one window of Campylobacteraceae bacterium:
- a CDS encoding lysophospholipid acyltransferase family protein has protein sequence MSKKQRGSAFSIKFAFTLYKYFGYNFIYYFIYLISAFYFLFATNVKDALKIYYKKQGIPFSSLFYYQHLRMFAITMVDRFISKYDPDSYTFIYENKDELRKKLDSKTILLFSHFGGWSSAANKAITNNTINIVMQEVMTKGIKDIEDSIPNKKDNLNIIDLNQGAIKVSIDIANALSNDEIIALMADRASNKKNRHKSDFFNEQGLFNENPFKIAYKTNTPMLIYFVIYKKKQCYEVKVIELEFDYTLKEKDAIKKAINNYALSFEEVLKQHPKQWFNFYNFWSEE, from the coding sequence ATGAGCAAGAAACAAAGAGGTTCTGCTTTTAGTATTAAATTTGCATTTACTTTATATAAATATTTTGGTTATAATTTTATATATTATTTTATATATTTGATCAGCGCTTTTTATTTTTTATTTGCAACAAATGTCAAGGATGCTCTTAAAATTTATTATAAAAAACAAGGAATTCCTTTTTCTTCTTTATTTTATTATCAACATTTAAGAATGTTCGCAATTACTATGGTAGATAGGTTTATTTCTAAATATGACCCAGATTCTTATACTTTTATTTATGAAAATAAAGACGAGCTAAGAAAAAAATTAGATTCCAAAACAATTTTACTTTTCTCTCATTTTGGGGGTTGGTCAAGTGCTGCTAATAAAGCAATAACGAATAATACTATTAATATTGTAATGCAAGAAGTTATGACGAAGGGGATTAAAGATATTGAGGATTCTATCCCTAATAAAAAAGACAATTTAAATATTATAGACTTAAATCAAGGTGCCATTAAGGTATCCATTGATATTGCAAATGCCCTAAGTAACGATGAGATCATAGCGCTAATGGCAGATAGAGCTAGTAATAAAAAGAATAGGCATAAAAGTGATTTTTTTAATGAACAAGGATTATTTAATGAAAATCCTTTTAAAATTGCTTATAAAACAAACACGCCCATGTTAATATATTTTGTTATTTATAAGAAAAAACAATGTTATGAAGTCAAAGTGATTGAATTAGAATTTGATTATACGTTAAAAGAAAAAGATGCTATTAAAAAAGCAATCAATAATTATGCCCTTAGTTTTGAAGAAGTTTTAAAACAACATCCAAAACAATGGTTTAATTTTTATAATTTTTGGAGTGAAGAATGA
- the tsaD gene encoding tRNA (adenosine(37)-N6)-threonylcarbamoyltransferase complex transferase subunit TsaD, which yields MILSIESSCDDSSLAITDIKTKELIYHKKISQELQHSAYGGVVPELAARLHVEALPKILEECKEYFPQLKAIAVTNAPGLSVTLMEGVMMAKALALSLDLPLIAVNHLKGHIYSLFIEKESILPMSILLVSGGHTQIIEANALKDMNIIASTMDDSFGESFDKVSKMLGMGYPGGPVVQDYALKGDITRFAFPVPLKQSPKIAFSYSGLKNAVRLAIETIDKNNEQDRADICACFQKTAVDHLMQKIKKLFKIKAPKDFAIVGGASANLYLRGQLEDLCSQYKTTLHLSSLQYCSDNAAMIGRVALEQYKINDFVSIEDIDIQSRVKDLA from the coding sequence ATGATTTTAAGTATTGAATCAAGCTGTGATGACAGTTCTTTAGCAATTACTGACATAAAAACAAAAGAACTAATTTATCATAAAAAAATATCACAAGAACTACAACACTCAGCTTATGGGGGAGTAGTTCCAGAATTAGCAGCACGTTTACATGTAGAAGCTTTGCCTAAGATTTTAGAAGAATGCAAAGAATATTTTCCACAACTTAAAGCAATAGCTGTTACAAATGCACCTGGTTTATCTGTTACTTTAATGGAAGGTGTGATGATGGCAAAAGCTCTTGCTTTATCTTTAGACTTGCCTTTAATTGCAGTGAATCATTTAAAAGGACATATTTATTCTTTGTTTATAGAAAAAGAAAGTATTTTACCTATGAGCATATTACTGGTTTCAGGGGGACATACTCAAATTATTGAAGCCAATGCTTTAAAAGATATGAATATTATAGCTAGTACCATGGATGATAGTTTTGGAGAGAGTTTTGATAAAGTATCTAAGATGTTAGGTATGGGTTATCCAGGTGGTCCTGTGGTTCAAGACTATGCTTTAAAAGGGGATATTACACGTTTTGCTTTTCCTGTTCCTTTAAAACAAAGTCCTAAAATTGCTTTTTCGTATTCTGGGCTTAAAAATGCAGTGCGTTTAGCAATTGAAACTATTGATAAAAACAATGAACAAGACAGGGCAGATATTTGCGCCTGTTTTCAAAAAACAGCAGTAGATCATCTTATGCAAAAAATAAAAAAGCTTTTTAAAATCAAAGCTCCCAAAGATTTTGCAATTGTAGGTGGTGCAAGTGCTAATTTATATCTAAGAGGACAGTTAGAAGACTTATGTTCTCAATATAAAACGACCTTGCATTTATCTTCTTTACAATACTGTAGTGATAATGCAGCAATGATAGGAAGAGTTGCTTTGGAGCAATATAAAATAAATGATTTTGTAAGTATAGAAGATATAGATATACAATCACGAGTAAAGGATTTAGCATAA
- a CDS encoding NAD(P)H-hydrate dehydratase, with product MQKVFYEVNQFDQKCYDEFFLSEDLLMEQAAFSMCTFIQNKFSSHESVLIVAGSGNNGADGIALARMLYSSYDVRLYLPYDAKSPLCKLQLKRALALGIECSTYVSKCDVIVDCLFGTGLNKELDDISKTIIDKLNRLDAYKIACDIPSGINKKGQILSKAFIADTTITMGALKTSLFSDLAKDYVGEITVSNLGIQRECYEGSTSVFLLDEKDIRLPLRTKKNAHKGSFGHACIVIGEKEGAGILCADACFSFGAGLVTTIREEKLSLPYHIMQKSKIPSNTTALALGMGLGKYGKDELKKILNLNIKKVIDADMFYEELLKDYLDEKLVLTPHPKEFVSLLKLTNLANISVKELQNNRIHYALLFSKTYPKTTLLLKGANTLIVNDEHLLINTLGNVALSKGGSGDVLSGLILALLAQNYLPFEAAYVASLAHSIASNNYSKNNYSLSPQDLINEVKCI from the coding sequence ATGCAAAAAGTTTTTTATGAAGTGAATCAATTTGATCAGAAATGTTACGATGAATTTTTTTTAAGTGAAGACTTATTAATGGAACAGGCTGCTTTTTCTATGTGTACTTTTATTCAAAATAAGTTTTCTTCACATGAATCTGTTTTAATAGTAGCAGGTTCTGGTAATAATGGAGCAGATGGTATAGCACTTGCAAGAATGTTATACTCTTCTTATGATGTACGTTTATATTTACCTTATGATGCTAAAAGTCCTTTATGTAAACTACAACTCAAACGAGCACTTGCTCTTGGTATTGAGTGCTCTACTTATGTCTCAAAATGTGATGTAATAGTAGATTGTTTATTTGGAACAGGACTTAATAAAGAACTCGATGATATTTCAAAAACCATTATAGATAAACTAAACCGCCTAGATGCATATAAAATTGCCTGCGATATTCCAAGTGGAATAAATAAAAAAGGCCAAATACTCTCAAAAGCGTTTATAGCAGATACCACTATTACCATGGGTGCCCTTAAAACTTCTTTGTTTTCAGACCTTGCAAAAGATTATGTAGGTGAGATAACAGTATCAAATTTAGGAATACAGCGTGAGTGTTATGAAGGCTCTACTTCTGTATTTTTATTGGATGAAAAAGACATTCGTTTGCCCTTACGTACTAAAAAGAATGCTCATAAAGGAAGTTTTGGACATGCTTGTATTGTAATAGGAGAAAAAGAAGGTGCAGGAATATTATGTGCTGATGCTTGTTTTTCTTTTGGGGCGGGATTGGTTACCACAATAAGAGAAGAAAAACTAAGTCTTCCTTATCATATTATGCAAAAGAGTAAAATTCCTTCAAATACTACTGCTCTTGCTTTAGGAATGGGTTTAGGAAAGTATGGTAAAGATGAACTAAAAAAAATACTAAATCTAAATATAAAAAAAGTAATAGATGCTGATATGTTTTATGAAGAACTCTTAAAAGACTATTTAGATGAAAAACTAGTATTAACGCCTCATCCAAAAGAGTTTGTATCCTTATTAAAACTAACAAACTTAGCAAATATAAGCGTAAAAGAATTGCAAAACAATAGAATTCATTATGCACTGCTTTTCTCAAAAACGTATCCTAAAACAACACTTCTCTTAAAAGGTGCCAATACCTTAATTGTAAATGACGAACACTTATTAATCAATACCCTAGGAAATGTAGCTTTGAGTAAAGGCGGAAGTGGAGATGTATTATCAGGACTAATTTTGGCCCTCTTAGCTCAAAACTACCTACCTTTTGAAGCTGCTTATGTAGCTTCTTTAGCTCACAGTATTGCATCAAATAACTACAGTAAAAACAACTATTCTCTAAGTCCACAAGATTTAATAAATGAGGTAAAATGTATATAA
- a CDS encoding glycosyltransferase family 2 protein — MKSDQIIVVIPTLDNDKTIQAVVNDVIVHGYKVIVVDDGYRNPVKNILSKHENLIILRHETNLGKGEAILSGARKARELAYEYFISFDGDGQHLASQIQKIIVSCNEKDQIIIGARNFDIKNVPNGSKFGRWFSNFWACWDTGQEIKDSLSGFRLYPTSILDLDIKTSRFDWEMEVLVKHSWEKRVIKEIIIECYYPSAQERVSHFKKFWDTAAIVVVHLRLLPIKFFYKKRFK; from the coding sequence ATGAAATCTGATCAAATAATAGTAGTTATTCCTACTTTGGATAATGATAAAACTATTCAAGCTGTTGTTAATGATGTAATTGTTCATGGATATAAAGTTATTGTAGTTGATGATGGATATAGAAATCCAGTAAAAAACATACTCTCTAAACATGAAAACCTCATAATTTTAAGGCATGAGACAAACCTTGGAAAAGGGGAAGCAATTTTAAGCGGGGCAAGAAAAGCACGTGAACTTGCTTATGAGTATTTTATTTCCTTTGATGGAGATGGACAACATTTAGCCAGTCAAATTCAAAAAATAATTGTTTCTTGTAATGAGAAAGATCAAATCATTATAGGTGCGCGAAATTTTGATATTAAAAATGTTCCAAATGGCTCTAAGTTTGGTAGATGGTTTAGTAATTTCTGGGCCTGTTGGGATACGGGACAAGAAATTAAAGACTCCCTCTCTGGCTTTAGACTTTACCCTACTTCAATTCTTGATTTAGATATTAAAACTTCACGCTTTGATTGGGAAATGGAAGTTTTAGTTAAACATTCTTGGGAAAAAAGAGTGATTAAAGAAATTATTATTGAGTGTTATTATCCAAGTGCCCAAGAAAGAGTAAGTCATTTTAAAAAGTTTTGGGATACTGCTGCTATTGTAGTAGTACACTTAAGATTATTGCCTATTAAGTTCTTTTACAAAAAAAGATTTAAATAA
- a CDS encoding alpha/beta hydrolase: MSKKVLILHGWGGSSYPHWQAHLAMDLIKKDYTVSFPSLPCKNLPKLNEWMKYLKKELEHFKPDIVVCHSLGNILWFQIEEELNLKVEKLLLVAPVRINCEIKELNTFFPYSYPKDLRTKEAYLIASSNDPYLNEEEAKNLQKELNIPMTILKEAGHINADSGYGPLELALEFITKENNNV, translated from the coding sequence ATGAGTAAAAAAGTACTGATTTTACATGGGTGGGGTGGAAGTTCTTATCCTCATTGGCAAGCGCATTTAGCTATGGACTTAATCAAAAAAGATTATACGGTTTCTTTTCCTTCTTTGCCTTGTAAAAATTTACCCAAACTAAATGAATGGATGAAGTATCTAAAAAAAGAATTAGAGCACTTTAAACCAGATATTGTAGTATGCCATTCTTTGGGAAATATTCTATGGTTTCAAATAGAAGAAGAATTAAACTTAAAAGTAGAAAAATTACTTCTGGTTGCCCCCGTACGAATTAATTGTGAGATAAAAGAATTGAATACTTTTTTTCCTTATTCTTATCCAAAAGATTTGAGAACAAAAGAAGCTTATTTAATTGCTTCAAGTAATGACCCTTATTTAAATGAAGAAGAAGCAAAAAACTTGCAAAAAGAATTAAATATTCCTATGACAATTCTAAAAGAGGCAGGGCATATTAATGCAGATTCTGGCTATGGGCCTTTAGAACTTGCTTTAGAGTTTATAACAAAAGAAAACAATAATGTATAA
- a CDS encoding 1-deoxy-D-xylulose-5-phosphate reductoisomerase → MILLGSTGSIGVNALILAKKFSLDVEVLVAGRNISLLNEQIKEFNPYFVVIALEEDVHKVNHKNVRYGEKAILDVIEEAKSMMVLNALVGFLGLRPSLKTIECGKKLSLANKESLVVAGEFVDKSNLMPIDSEHFGLWYLLQDKKIDSMTITASGGSFRDYPLESLKNVSIKEALNHPNWSMGNKITIDSATMTNKLYELLEAKWLFDTTKLDAIIETKSLIHALINFKDGSTTAHFAHANMQLPIAYALKTRIDEKILKPVNLLEVGSLEFKEIKTDRYPIWEIKDYILNNANLGVVLNAANEIAVEKFLASKIGFLDIPKITLDALNKFSHVKANTIDDVFLIDEEVRSYCES, encoded by the coding sequence TTGATTTTATTAGGCTCAACCGGTTCTATTGGGGTTAATGCCTTAATTCTTGCTAAGAAGTTTTCTTTAGATGTTGAGGTTTTAGTAGCAGGAAGAAATATTTCTTTATTAAATGAACAAATAAAAGAATTTAATCCCTATTTTGTGGTGATTGCTTTAGAAGAAGATGTACATAAAGTAAATCATAAGAATGTACGGTACGGTGAAAAAGCAATTTTAGATGTCATTGAAGAAGCAAAATCAATGATGGTATTAAATGCTTTGGTTGGTTTTTTAGGGCTTAGACCTTCTTTAAAAACAATTGAGTGTGGTAAAAAACTTTCACTTGCAAATAAAGAATCTTTAGTAGTAGCAGGAGAGTTTGTAGATAAATCAAATTTAATGCCTATTGATTCTGAGCACTTTGGTTTATGGTACTTATTGCAAGACAAAAAAATAGATTCCATGACTATCACTGCTTCAGGAGGCTCTTTTAGAGACTATCCTTTAGAGTCTTTAAAAAATGTAAGCATAAAAGAAGCTCTTAATCATCCAAATTGGAGCATGGGAAATAAAATCACAATAGACTCAGCAACCATGACCAATAAACTGTATGAATTATTAGAAGCAAAATGGTTGTTTGATACTACAAAATTGGATGCTATTATTGAAACAAAGTCTTTAATTCATGCTTTGATTAATTTTAAAGATGGTAGTACAACTGCTCATTTTGCCCATGCAAACATGCAATTACCAATAGCTTATGCTTTAAAAACAAGAATAGATGAAAAAATATTAAAACCAGTAAATCTATTAGAAGTAGGTTCCCTGGAATTTAAAGAAATTAAAACAGATCGTTATCCTATTTGGGAAATAAAAGACTATATTTTAAACAATGCAAACTTAGGCGTGGTTTTAAATGCGGCGAATGAAATAGCGGTTGAAAAATTCTTAGCCTCAAAAATAGGCTTTTTGGATATCCCTAAAATCACCCTTGATGCTTTAAATAAGTTTTCACATGTAAAAGCGAATACTATTGACGATGTTTTTTTAATTGATGAAGAAGTAAGGAGTTATTGTGAGTCTTGA
- a CDS encoding acyl carrier protein, giving the protein MITSDAFKQVLINGLNLEDMSIDEISDEEELFGDDGLGLDSVDSIELVLMIEKEYGVKITSTENYQDIFSSVKNLLSYINDKV; this is encoded by the coding sequence ATGATAACAAGTGATGCGTTTAAACAAGTACTTATAAATGGCTTGAATTTAGAAGATATGAGTATTGATGAAATCTCTGATGAAGAAGAACTGTTTGGCGATGATGGTTTAGGATTAGATTCAGTTGATTCAATTGAGCTTGTATTAATGATCGAAAAAGAATATGGCGTAAAAATCACTAGTACTGAAAACTACCAAGATATTTTTTCATCTGTAAAAAACTTATTATCTTATATAAATGACAAAGTTTAA
- a CDS encoding translation initiation factor SUI1, whose product MFSMGASLDGEKYDTKKEDKKKQPNKSILPKNQHQLVFTYEKRKGKPVTLLGRFYIKEEEKKAVLKLLKKKLACGGAIKDEWIELQGDVKDKIKEVLTKEDWKFKN is encoded by the coding sequence ATGTTTAGCATGGGCGCTTCTTTAGATGGCGAAAAGTATGATACAAAAAAAGAAGATAAGAAAAAACAGCCAAATAAAAGTATTCTACCTAAGAATCAACATCAGCTTGTTTTTACTTATGAAAAACGCAAAGGTAAGCCCGTAACCTTACTAGGGCGCTTTTACATAAAAGAAGAAGAGAAAAAAGCAGTCTTAAAACTACTAAAGAAAAAACTGGCTTGTGGTGGTGCTATTAAAGATGAGTGGATTGAACTACAAGGGGATGTAAAAGATAAAATAAAAGAAGTATTAACAAAAGAGGATTGGAAGTTTAAAAATTAA
- a CDS encoding phosphatidate cytidylyltransferase, translating into MIDIIKDSSTRIKTGLILFLAALIIGYLDSYFIIWLTFGALLVIALQESMKLFQMKSQEVYYYSGALWFVAYFYPHAEDLFFLLLLVYASVLAYSKKLDKKIILPLLYPTASFLFLLTLYAEFGIESLLWLLVIVAGTDIGAYFVGRSIGKTKFCETSPKKTLEGVAGGVVTAAILGTIFAIEPLSLFGALVVSVAVALSSVFGDLFESYLKREAGVKDSGDILPGHGGILDRSDGFLFGAIIMLLTLRAVI; encoded by the coding sequence ATGATTGATATTATAAAAGACAGTTCTACTAGGATTAAAACGGGGCTGATTCTATTTCTAGCTGCACTTATTATTGGTTATCTTGATTCCTATTTTATTATATGGTTGACTTTTGGGGCTTTACTTGTGATTGCTTTACAAGAGTCAATGAAATTATTTCAAATGAAAAGCCAAGAGGTTTATTATTATTCTGGAGCTCTTTGGTTTGTGGCTTATTTTTATCCTCATGCTGAAGATTTATTTTTCTTACTTTTACTTGTATATGCTTCTGTTCTTGCTTATTCTAAAAAACTAGACAAAAAGATTATTTTACCACTGCTATATCCAACTGCATCCTTTTTGTTTCTTCTTACTTTATATGCTGAGTTTGGAATTGAGAGTTTATTATGGTTATTAGTAATAGTTGCCGGAACTGATATTGGGGCTTATTTTGTAGGAAGATCAATAGGAAAAACAAAATTCTGTGAAACCAGTCCTAAAAAAACCCTTGAAGGGGTAGCTGGTGGTGTTGTTACTGCTGCTATTTTAGGAACTATTTTTGCTATTGAGCCTTTATCTTTATTTGGAGCTTTGGTTGTATCTGTAGCTGTTGCTCTTTCTTCTGTTTTTGGGGATTTATTTGAATCGTATTTAAAAAGAGAAGCTGGGGTTAAAGATTCTGGGGATATTTTGCCAGGTCATGGTGGAATATTAGACCGAAGTGATGGTTTCTTATTTGGGGCTATTATTATGTTACTTACTCTACGAGCTGTGATTTGA
- a CDS encoding divalent-cation tolerance protein CutA, whose protein sequence is MYIIIQTTTKNKKEAKKLTKLLITKKLAACIQISKINSFYTWENKLCVDKERLLSIKTKQEHYEEIEKLIKENHSYDTPEIISYELNNLSKEYALFINENTQ, encoded by the coding sequence ATGTATATAATTATTCAAACTACAACAAAGAATAAAAAAGAAGCTAAAAAACTGACAAAACTTTTAATTACTAAGAAACTAGCTGCATGCATACAAATAAGTAAAATAAACTCTTTTTATACCTGGGAGAATAAACTTTGTGTGGACAAAGAAAGACTCTTAAGTATTAAAACAAAACAAGAACATTATGAAGAAATAGAAAAATTAATAAAAGAAAATCATTCTTATGATACGCCTGAAATAATATCCTATGAACTAAATAATCTTTCAAAAGAGTATGCATTATTTATAAATGAAAATACACAATAG
- a CDS encoding beta-ketoacyl synthase chain length factor has protein sequence MKINLKILDASYLYGENEISSLNTKKIVPKMMQRRRLTKASKLLLELMNNIRFTKGRIIYGTAFGELLATSKILKSILNEETVSPTDFQNSVYNTAVSYASILHNNEEEILTISSGDRTSLSVLKVAAVKAMDNDELLLLCSETINIENIDVLNKCQNYLECAVALRVKITQEEESLFYKTNKSEINVPISMRAMLNIAMNFKKSANVIGVEV, from the coding sequence ATGAAGATTAATTTAAAAATTTTAGATGCCAGCTATTTATATGGTGAAAATGAAATAAGTTCATTAAATACAAAAAAAATTGTTCCAAAAATGATGCAAAGACGTCGTTTAACAAAAGCATCAAAGTTACTTCTTGAATTAATGAACAATATAAGGTTCACAAAAGGAAGAATTATTTATGGAACTGCTTTTGGAGAATTGTTAGCGACTTCAAAAATATTAAAATCTATTTTGAATGAAGAAACAGTTTCTCCTACTGATTTTCAAAACTCTGTTTATAATACAGCTGTTTCTTATGCATCTATTTTACATAACAATGAAGAAGAGATATTAACTATTTCTTCAGGAGATCGTACATCTTTGTCTGTGTTAAAGGTTGCAGCCGTAAAAGCTATGGATAATGATGAACTTTTATTACTGTGCAGTGAAACAATTAATATTGAAAATATTGATGTATTAAATAAGTGTCAAAATTACCTTGAATGTGCTGTTGCTTTAAGGGTTAAAATAACACAGGAAGAAGAAAGTTTGTTTTACAAAACAAATAAATCTGAAATTAATGTTCCTATTTCAATGCGTGCAATGCTAAATATTGCGATGAATTTTAAAAAAAGCGCTAATGTGATAGGCGTTGAAGTATGA
- a CDS encoding DUF1566 domain-containing protein, whose product MKFILLVLSFCIFLSAKDTVRFSTTNIVKDFKNKLIWVDDKTTVTIKQSHKEAEPYCENLVHAGLRNWRLPDIKELQTIVDKKNDITYIIKEFKYALPDQYWAIKAHARTFWFYADYMHFISGTPYYDNRNKKIYVRCVSSMK is encoded by the coding sequence ATGAAATTTATTTTATTAGTATTATCTTTTTGCATTTTTTTATCTGCAAAAGATACAGTAAGATTTTCAACTACGAATATAGTAAAAGATTTTAAAAATAAATTGATTTGGGTAGATGATAAAACTACGGTTACTATTAAACAATCGCATAAAGAAGCAGAACCTTATTGTGAAAATTTAGTGCATGCAGGTTTACGAAACTGGCGCTTACCCGATATTAAAGAGTTACAAACAATTGTTGATAAAAAGAACGATATTACTTATATAATAAAAGAATTTAAATATGCTTTACCTGATCAGTATTGGGCGATTAAAGCACATGCACGAACGTTTTGGTTTTATGCAGATTATATGCACTTTATTTCTGGAACGCCTTATTATGATAATAGAAATAAAAAAATCTATGTAAGATGTGTATCGAGTATGAAATAA
- a CDS encoding MipA/OmpV family protein, whose protein sequence is MKKILILLIFAMSLFGKETSSLTYGLGLGFISVPSYIGSKERKNLFLPFPYIEYRSDKININRDEIYSDYFKTQKSKVQLSLRGMLPVKSKDSKREGMDDLDATLEVGPNFIYHLKQNKMSSLDLEFPVRAVFSVGSSGIRYQGYLANVNLHYKEEFSNNIKLTLKTGLVWGDSDYHNYFYEIKKNDVTSNRSEYHASSGYGGWQNSIGLSKKDDKFWYGMFVKYYNLDKVSYSKSPLVETKSALFYGLAFSYLF, encoded by the coding sequence ATGAAAAAAATACTTATACTTCTTATCTTTGCAATGAGTCTTTTTGGAAAAGAAACATCATCATTAACTTATGGATTAGGTCTTGGTTTTATCTCTGTTCCTTCGTATATTGGATCAAAAGAGCGTAAAAATCTTTTTTTGCCCTTTCCTTATATTGAATACAGAAGTGATAAAATTAATATTAATAGAGATGAAATCTATAGTGATTATTTTAAAACACAAAAAAGTAAAGTGCAACTTAGTTTAAGAGGAATGTTACCCGTTAAAAGTAAGGACAGTAAAAGAGAGGGAATGGATGATTTAGATGCCACTCTTGAAGTAGGGCCTAATTTTATATATCATTTAAAGCAAAATAAAATGAGCAGTCTTGATCTTGAGTTTCCTGTGCGTGCTGTTTTTTCTGTTGGCTCATCTGGTATTAGATATCAAGGATATTTGGCAAATGTAAACTTACATTATAAAGAAGAATTTTCAAATAATATAAAACTTACCCTAAAAACAGGTTTAGTGTGGGGTGATTCAGACTACCACAATTATTTTTATGAGATAAAAAAGAATGATGTTACTTCTAATAGAAGTGAATATCATGCAAGTAGTGGTTATGGTGGATGGCAGAATTCAATAGGTCTTAGTAAAAAAGATGATAAATTTTGGTACGGAATGTTTGTAAAATATTATAATTTAGACAAAGTCTCTTATTCAAAATCTCCTTTAGTGGAAACAAAATCTGCACTATTTTATGGGCTTGCTTTCTCTTATTTATTTTAA
- a CDS encoding beta-ketoacyl-[acyl-carrier-protein] synthase family protein: MTKFNTVYINHFDCISCAGDNSLDLFESICLNKNTLTLDEYYVPSKISCIGKISTNKTFDQLLYEKCLNVLNNSSLQNFDDTLLIVGSSVGGMLHTENSYLKNKDYKNIDYKKHMISSIAVFLQEKFSFRDDVSFSTACTSSANALAYAKEVINKGIYKNVLVVGIDSLSHTTVCGFSGLSVLSSEPCKPFDKNRNGMNVSEAIAVLLLQDKKEENSLLFCGVGYSSDAHHMTQPHPEGKGAKRAMQNALFSGNIDIKDVDYINAHGTGTKANDASETAAIHSLFKNYKPYVCSTKSITGHTLGASGALEAIITCMVLQKQIITPNNNLNEIENNELNFPLQTIEKKVSYALSNSFAFGGNNTSLLFGLC; encoded by the coding sequence ATGACAAAGTTTAATACGGTATATATCAATCATTTTGATTGTATTTCATGCGCGGGAGATAACTCATTAGATTTATTTGAATCTATTTGTTTAAACAAAAACACTCTTACTTTAGATGAATATTATGTTCCTTCAAAAATTTCCTGCATTGGTAAAATATCTACGAATAAAACATTTGATCAACTTTTATATGAGAAATGCTTAAATGTTTTGAATAATTCTTCATTACAAAATTTTGATGATACTTTATTAATTGTAGGTTCTTCTGTTGGAGGAATGCTACACACTGAAAACTCTTATTTAAAAAATAAAGACTATAAAAATATTGATTATAAAAAACATATGATTTCTTCTATTGCTGTATTTTTACAAGAGAAGTTTTCTTTTAGGGATGATGTCTCTTTTTCAACTGCTTGTACCTCAAGTGCAAATGCTTTGGCTTACGCTAAAGAAGTAATTAATAAAGGTATATATAAAAATGTTTTAGTCGTAGGGATTGATTCTTTATCTCATACCACGGTATGTGGGTTTTCTGGTTTAAGTGTTTTATCTTCTGAACCATGTAAACCTTTTGATAAAAATCGCAATGGAATGAATGTATCTGAAGCTATTGCTGTTTTATTATTACAAGATAAAAAAGAAGAAAATTCTCTTCTTTTTTGTGGAGTAGGTTACTCTTCAGATGCTCATCATATGACACAACCACATCCAGAAGGTAAGGGTGCAAAACGCGCGATGCAAAATGCACTTTTTAGTGGAAATATTGATATAAAAGACGTAGATTATATTAATGCTCATGGAACAGGAACAAAAGCAAATGATGCATCAGAAACTGCTGCAATACACAGTTTATTTAAAAATTACAAACCTTATGTTTGCTCAACTAAATCTATTACAGGACATACATTAGGAGCTTCTGGCGCTTTGGAAGCTATTATTACATGTATGGTTTTACAAAAACAAATTATTACTCCCAATAATAATCTAAATGAGATAGAAAATAATGAACTAAACTTTCCTCTACAAACAATAGAAAAAAAAGTTTCTTACGCTTTGAGTAACTCTTTTGCATTTGGTGGAAACAATACCTCATTACTTTTTGGACTGTGTTAA